In Malus sylvestris chromosome 16, drMalSylv7.2, whole genome shotgun sequence, the following are encoded in one genomic region:
- the LOC126609390 gene encoding peroxidase 29-like, translated as MNLRAIVVGISLFVFSIWVEGQGLSYNFYENSCPQVEAIVRAAIQPTFLTDPTSPAAFLRLMFHDCQVQGCDASILVDPNANIVPSEMAAGKNFGIRKRESINILKSMVELQCPQQVSCADILVLAAREAVVVSGGPQIKVALGRRDSPFAPSYKLADSLLPSPTIGVDGMLQLFAKKGMTVEESVAIMGAHTLGVTHCLNILNRLNQADEGGQVQGMTPGFEAFLRLNCPQGSLTSNTSFVLNDPTTLTFDNHYYNNVIGGHGVLRIDAEMVMDPRTAMVVERFAANQDDFFQAFSSAFVKLSNSGVLTGNQGVVRKSCNAID; from the exons ATGAATCTGAGAGCTATAGTTGTAGGAATATCTCTGTTTGTTTTCAGCATTTGGGTTGAAGGGCAAGGCCTTTCTTATAATTTCTATGAGAATTCATGCCCACAAGTTGAAGCCATAGTTAGAGCTGCCATCCAGCCTACTTTTCTCACTGATCCTACTTCTCCTGCTGCTTTTCTGAGGCTCATGTTCCATGATTGCCAAGTTCAG GGCTGTGATGCTTCAATTCTTGTGGATCCGAATGCGAACATTGTGCCATCAGAGATGGCCGCAGGGAAAAACTTCGGCATCCGAAAGAGGGAGTCGATAAACATTCTTAAATCAATGGTTGAATTACAATGTCCCCAACAGGTATCTTGTGCTGACATTCTTGTGTTGGCGGCTCGAGAAGCTGTGGTTGTGTCAGGAGGGCCACAAATAAAGGTTGCTTTGGGAAGGAGAGATTCCCCTTTTGCTCCAAGCTACAAGCTTGCAGATTCTTTGCTTCCTTCTCCCACTATTGGAGTTGATGGCATGCTTCAATTATTTGCAAAAAAAGGAATGACAGTTGAAGAATCTGTGGCCATCATGG GTGCGCACACGCTAGGAGTCACGCACTGTTTGAACATCCTAAATCGTCTAAACCAAGCAGACGAAGGCGGCCAAGTACAAGGCATGACACCTGGGTTTGAAGCGTTCTTAAGGCTCAACTGTCCACAAGGTTCTTTGACATCAaatacaagctttgttcttaaTGATCCCACAACACTTACATTTGACAACCACTACTACAATAATGTAATTGGAGGCCATGGGGTTCTTAGAATTGATGCTGAAATGGTAATGGACCCGCGCACGGCTATGGTTGTCGAGCGTTTCGCTGCGAATCAGGATGATTTCTTTCAGGCATTTTCTTCTGCCTTTGTCAAGCTCTCCAACTCAGGTGTTTTAACTGGGAATCAAGGCGTTGTTAGAAAGAGTTGCAATGCAATAGACTGA